A region from the Francisella orientalis FNO12 genome encodes:
- the mraY gene encoding phospho-N-acetylmuramoyl-pentapeptide-transferase: MLIYLLNWLSHYYKGLEVFSSYVSVRIIMISITSLLITLFLGRPLIRWLQKMQIGQVVRDDGPQSHFSKRNTPTMGGVLILSSVIISALLWGNLSSIYLWILILVVIFFGAIGFFDDYLKLILKNPKGLRAKYKFALQSIFSIILAIVLFYLLSKNGQMSLSIPFSKNLYISMGIFLFVVLTFFIINGSSNAVNLTDGLDGLAIVPVVLVAAGLGIYAYIETNSMLANYLLFPYINNQGLAEVAIFCAALCGSGLAFLWFNSHPAEVFMGDVGSLTLGAVLGVIAVMIRQELIFFIMGLLFVVEALSVILQVGSYKLRNGKRIFKMAPIHHHFELMGWPETKIVIRFWIVSLILLLIGLVAIKVR; encoded by the coding sequence ATGTTAATCTATCTTTTAAATTGGTTAAGTCACTACTATAAAGGTCTAGAGGTTTTTAGTAGTTATGTATCTGTAAGAATTATAATGATTTCTATAACTTCATTATTAATAACTCTTTTTCTTGGTAGACCATTGATTAGATGGTTGCAGAAAATGCAGATTGGTCAAGTTGTAAGAGATGATGGACCTCAAAGCCATTTTTCTAAGAGAAATACTCCAACTATGGGAGGAGTGTTGATTCTTTCTTCTGTCATTATTTCTGCTTTGCTTTGGGGAAATTTATCTAGTATATATTTATGGATTTTGATTTTGGTAGTTATCTTCTTTGGAGCTATTGGCTTTTTTGATGATTATTTGAAGTTGATTCTTAAGAATCCTAAAGGTCTAAGAGCTAAATACAAATTTGCTTTACAATCTATTTTTTCAATTATATTAGCTATAGTTCTGTTTTACCTTTTGTCTAAAAACGGTCAGATGAGCCTTTCGATACCATTTTCTAAGAATCTATATATTTCTATGGGAATTTTTCTATTTGTAGTTTTGACATTTTTCATTATTAATGGAAGTAGTAATGCTGTTAATTTAACTGATGGATTAGATGGTTTGGCTATAGTTCCTGTAGTTCTTGTTGCCGCAGGATTAGGTATTTATGCTTATATTGAAACAAATAGTATGTTAGCTAATTATCTATTATTTCCATATATAAATAATCAGGGTCTTGCTGAGGTGGCAATTTTTTGTGCGGCTCTATGTGGATCAGGTTTGGCATTTTTATGGTTTAACTCTCATCCTGCAGAAGTTTTCATGGGAGATGTAGGCTCTTTGACGTTAGGTGCTGTGCTAGGTGTGATCGCGGTGATGATTCGCCAAGAGCTAATCTTTTTTATTATGGGCTTATTATTTGTTGTAGAAGCTTTATCTGTGATATTACAAGTAGGATCATATAAGCTTAGAAATGGTAAGAGAATTTTTAAAATGGCTCCTATTCACCATCATTTTGAATTAATGGGGTGGCCTGAGACAAAAATTGTGATACGTTTTTGGATAGTCTCTTTAATACTTCTCTTAATCGGTTTAGTAGCTATTAAGGTTAGATAA
- a CDS encoding glutamine--tRNA ligase/YqeY domain fusion protein translates to MSNETKANKTNFIKNIIKKDIGTKRVSSVLTRFPPEPNGYLHIGHAKSIWLNFGIAEEFGGKCNLRFDDTNPDKEDIEYINAIREDVEWLGFRWENEPHFASEYFDKMYELAILLIKKGKAYICNLSAEEVREYRGTLKEPGKDSPYRERSIDENLKLFEAMKNGEFTEGSKTLRAKIDMASGNINLRDPALYRIKFSHHPKTGNKWCIYPMYAFAHPLEDAIETITHSLCTLEFQDQRPFYDWVIEETESQQKPQQIEFSRLNLNYTITSKRKLKYLVDNNLVSGWDDPRMPTIKGFRRRGYTPESIRNFCDMIGVSKQNSIIDISVLEETIRNDLNKNALRKNAVLDPIKVTIADMPVHELNAPNHPQDPEFGRRDITISSDIYIERDDFVFELEKDMKKLSPNGRVRLLNAYVIECKEVITNDDGEIIELVCSYLPETLGGKKPNDGIKPNGIIHWVDANNCIDAKVRIYDRLFNHENPANFDNVEDVLNPDSLQIIKNAKVEKSLENISPEQHFQFNRIGYFISDLKDCSNKNLVFNRTVTLRNTWEAK, encoded by the coding sequence ATGAGTAATGAAACTAAAGCAAATAAAACTAATTTTATTAAAAATATAATTAAAAAAGATATTGGAACAAAAAGAGTTTCTAGTGTTCTAACACGTTTTCCTCCAGAACCAAATGGTTATCTACATATTGGACATGCAAAATCAATATGGCTAAATTTTGGTATAGCTGAAGAGTTTGGTGGTAAATGCAACTTACGTTTTGATGATACAAACCCTGACAAGGAAGATATCGAATATATCAATGCGATAAGAGAAGATGTCGAATGGTTGGGTTTCAGATGGGAAAATGAGCCTCACTTTGCTTCAGAATACTTTGATAAGATGTATGAATTAGCAATACTGCTCATAAAAAAAGGTAAAGCATATATTTGTAATTTATCAGCAGAAGAAGTACGTGAATATCGTGGCACACTAAAAGAACCCGGTAAAGATAGTCCATATAGAGAACGTAGTATAGACGAAAATCTTAAGCTTTTTGAAGCAATGAAAAATGGTGAGTTTACTGAAGGAAGTAAAACATTACGTGCTAAGATAGATATGGCTTCTGGCAATATCAACCTCAGAGATCCGGCTTTATATAGGATAAAGTTTTCACACCATCCAAAAACTGGAAATAAGTGGTGTATATATCCGATGTATGCATTTGCACACCCATTAGAGGATGCTATAGAAACTATTACTCACTCACTATGTACATTAGAGTTTCAAGATCAAAGACCTTTCTATGACTGGGTTATCGAAGAAACTGAATCTCAACAAAAGCCTCAACAAATTGAATTTTCAAGGCTAAATTTGAATTATACTATAACTAGTAAGAGGAAATTGAAATACCTGGTCGATAATAACCTAGTAAGTGGCTGGGATGATCCACGTATGCCAACAATCAAAGGTTTCAGACGTAGGGGGTATACTCCTGAGTCTATTCGCAACTTCTGTGACATGATAGGAGTATCCAAACAAAATTCAATTATTGATATCTCTGTTTTAGAAGAGACTATTAGAAATGATCTAAACAAAAATGCCCTAAGAAAAAATGCTGTTTTAGATCCTATCAAAGTTACTATAGCTGATATGCCAGTACATGAATTAAATGCACCAAACCATCCCCAAGACCCTGAGTTTGGTCGTCGAGATATAACGATATCTTCTGATATTTACATTGAAAGAGATGACTTCGTCTTTGAATTAGAAAAAGATATGAAAAAACTCAGTCCTAATGGGAGAGTACGGCTTTTAAATGCTTATGTAATTGAGTGTAAAGAAGTTATAACTAATGATGATGGTGAAATTATAGAACTAGTATGTTCTTATTTACCTGAAACATTAGGTGGTAAGAAACCTAATGATGGTATAAAACCTAATGGCATCATACACTGGGTTGATGCTAATAACTGTATTGATGCTAAAGTGAGAATATATGACAGACTATTTAATCACGAGAATCCTGCAAACTTTGATAATGTTGAAGATGTACTAAATCCAGACTCTTTACAGATCATCAAAAATGCTAAAGTAGAGAAATCTCTAGAAAACATAAGCCCTGAGCAACACTTTCAATTCAATAGAATTGGTTACTTCATATCCGATTTAAAAGACTGCTCTAATAAAAATTTAGTATTCAACAGAACTGTTACTCTTAGAAATACTTGGGAAGCTAAATAG
- a CDS encoding ATP-binding cassette domain-containing protein, whose product MQLISLKNVSLNFGTQIVLDKVNLEVTKGQRICLIGRNGAGKSSLLKIIEGNVIPDGGEVIVHNNTIVASMIQEVPSDIKESIAEVILQGLGELGEHLIAYQQTLMSDPESNELAKLHSYIDENHGWSYLNDVEVLASKLNLDSQASFKDLSGGMKRRVILARALIKKPDLLLLDEPTNHLDIDSIGWLEEFLEGFAGAILFITHDRKFLNNVAKSIIELDRGHLYSFDGNYTKFLEKKEQILDAQDKANSEFDKKLAQEEVWIRQGIKARCTRNEGRVRALEQMRRDRQQRRENVGKSDIKVAEVGKSSRKVIQANNIGFEYDGKFLFKDFSTEIQKGDKIAIIGQNGCGKTTLLNSLLGLDKPTQGNVTLADNIKIAYFDQLRDQLDESLSIIDSVKEGSDFINIDGKETHVITYLQKFLFTPERLHSPITHLSGGEKNRLLLAKILSKPSNVIILDEPTNDLDIETLEILEEMLINYQGTIIIVSHDREFINNIVTSTIVFENGNLQEYIGGYDSWIAQRKQPVQPAKETNKAPQVKNKLTYEQKKQLRNLPSQIEKLEANITLIQQQMGELDFYQKLQTQQNEIQQKLNSLNEDLEKKYVLWEELLELE is encoded by the coding sequence ATGCAACTAATCTCTCTTAAAAATGTAAGTTTAAACTTTGGCACTCAAATAGTCCTTGATAAGGTTAATTTAGAAGTTACAAAAGGACAAAGAATTTGTCTAATTGGACGTAATGGTGCGGGTAAATCATCATTATTGAAAATTATTGAAGGTAATGTTATTCCAGATGGCGGTGAGGTAATAGTACATAATAATACTATTGTCGCTAGTATGATCCAAGAAGTTCCTAGTGATATCAAAGAAAGTATCGCAGAAGTTATATTACAAGGTTTAGGGGAACTTGGTGAGCATCTGATAGCATATCAGCAGACTTTAATGTCAGATCCTGAATCTAATGAGCTTGCAAAATTACATAGCTACATTGATGAAAATCATGGTTGGTCATATTTAAACGATGTTGAAGTTTTGGCTTCTAAACTTAATCTTGACTCTCAAGCTTCTTTTAAAGATCTATCTGGAGGGATGAAAAGAAGAGTTATTCTAGCAAGAGCTTTGATAAAAAAACCTGACTTACTTCTTTTGGATGAGCCAACAAACCATTTGGATATTGACTCTATTGGTTGGCTTGAAGAATTTTTGGAAGGCTTTGCTGGAGCAATACTTTTTATCACTCATGATAGGAAGTTTCTAAACAATGTTGCTAAAAGTATTATAGAACTTGATAGGGGACATTTATATTCATTTGATGGTAACTATACAAAGTTTCTTGAAAAGAAAGAGCAAATCCTAGATGCTCAAGACAAAGCAAATAGTGAGTTTGATAAAAAGTTAGCTCAAGAAGAAGTTTGGATTCGTCAAGGTATCAAAGCTAGATGCACTAGAAATGAAGGGCGTGTTAGAGCACTAGAGCAAATGCGTCGTGACAGACAGCAACGTAGAGAAAATGTTGGCAAATCTGATATCAAGGTTGCTGAAGTAGGCAAATCATCTAGAAAAGTTATTCAAGCTAATAATATTGGTTTTGAGTATGATGGTAAATTTTTATTTAAAGATTTCTCTACTGAAATTCAAAAGGGTGATAAGATTGCAATTATTGGTCAAAATGGTTGTGGTAAAACAACGCTACTAAACTCGCTACTTGGGTTAGATAAACCTACACAAGGTAATGTAACGTTAGCAGATAATATTAAAATTGCTTATTTTGATCAGTTAAGAGATCAATTAGATGAGTCACTTAGCATTATAGATAGTGTCAAAGAGGGTTCAGATTTTATCAATATAGATGGTAAGGAAACTCACGTAATTACCTATTTACAAAAATTTTTGTTTACTCCAGAGAGGTTGCATTCTCCTATTACTCATTTGTCTGGGGGAGAAAAAAATAGATTATTGTTAGCCAAGATTTTATCTAAACCAAGTAATGTAATTATACTTGATGAACCGACTAATGATTTGGACATCGAAACTCTAGAAATTCTTGAAGAAATGCTGATAAATTATCAAGGTACTATAATTATTGTCAGTCATGATAGAGAGTTTATAAATAATATTGTGACAAGTACTATAGTTTTTGAGAATGGCAACTTACAAGAGTATATTGGTGGCTATGATAGTTGGATAGCACAACGAAAACAGCCTGTGCAACCAGCCAAAGAAACAAATAAAGCTCCACAAGTAAAAAACAAATTAACTTATGAGCAGAAAAAACAGCTACGTAATTTACCAAGTCAAATAGAAAAACTAGAAGCAAATATTACTTTGATTCAACAGCAAATGGGAGAGCTGGATTTTTACCAAAAATTACAAACACAGCAAAATGAAATTCAACAAAAGCTCAACTCTCTAAATGAAGATCTCGAGAAAAAATATGTACTTTGGGAAGAGCTTTTAGAATTAGAATAA
- a CDS encoding phosphoenolpyruvate carboxykinase (ATP) codes for MDPSTIDDNKYLYTIKEVHRNLSLEELAQHAKNNTGFVDCEAKTLVVDSGDIKGRLPDDKYIVETKYAKKNIWWHEDGSDNKRLKRKHWKVIKQKFHQHASTKDIFVIDGFYNHDEKNSIAVRLITTQASAAYFFKLISITPNQKQSEEFEPQWVITHSPETEIDDYVEIGLNSSKIIATNLKQRESLLVGTLYLAEINKVLLSVMSYYLSLNNIGVFYCAVSVDDETNSSMFFGLSGSGKTTLALDNNKSLVANEAVAWTETRGVYSLESGLTIKSASFKRNDRRIKKALQGNLLIENPNFDENKNIIFGEKSKSQSNTYVTFPRENFDNVVNTNDPSKIIFLVKDAKGVLPRVAKLSKGQAIYYFLSGYTCTSTGIEAGVTEPKPEFSCCYAQPFLLLKPTRYASILRQRLKHSDAKIYMVNVGWIDGDYKTGRQVPVEETKMIVNYLLTEPENVNFKFERQKNFNFKALTSIYDNDEVIHLKNLWEDESAYKKQYKSLIKSFIKNYEQFEEDDFAVKYKKFEPSI; via the coding sequence ATGGATCCTTCAACCATAGACGATAACAAATATTTATATACAATCAAAGAAGTACATCGAAATTTATCTCTAGAAGAACTAGCTCAACATGCTAAGAACAATACTGGCTTTGTTGATTGCGAAGCAAAAACTTTAGTTGTTGATAGTGGTGATATCAAAGGAAGACTTCCTGATGATAAATATATCGTTGAAACCAAATATGCAAAGAAAAATATCTGGTGGCATGAAGATGGATCAGATAATAAAAGATTAAAAAGAAAACATTGGAAAGTAATTAAGCAAAAATTTCATCAACATGCATCTACGAAAGATATTTTCGTAATCGATGGTTTTTATAATCATGATGAAAAAAACTCAATTGCAGTTCGGTTAATAACAACTCAGGCATCAGCAGCATACTTTTTTAAATTGATATCAATCACGCCTAATCAAAAACAGTCAGAAGAGTTTGAACCGCAGTGGGTGATTACGCACTCTCCAGAAACTGAGATTGATGATTATGTTGAAATAGGTTTAAACTCATCAAAAATAATAGCTACAAATCTAAAGCAGCGTGAAAGCTTATTAGTAGGAACACTATATTTGGCAGAAATTAATAAAGTATTATTATCTGTCATGAGCTACTATTTATCATTGAATAACATTGGTGTTTTTTATTGTGCTGTTAGTGTTGATGATGAAACTAATAGTTCTATGTTTTTTGGATTATCAGGTAGTGGTAAGACAACTTTGGCATTAGATAATAATAAAAGCTTAGTTGCTAATGAAGCTGTGGCTTGGACAGAGACTCGGGGTGTATATAGCTTAGAGTCTGGCTTAACTATTAAATCAGCAAGTTTTAAGAGAAATGATAGACGTATAAAAAAAGCACTTCAAGGCAATTTGTTAATTGAGAATCCTAACTTTGATGAAAATAAAAATATTATTTTTGGAGAAAAATCAAAATCACAAAGTAATACATATGTAACCTTTCCGAGAGAAAATTTTGACAATGTTGTAAATACGAATGATCCAAGTAAAATAATCTTTCTTGTAAAAGATGCTAAAGGGGTTTTACCTCGAGTAGCTAAACTGAGTAAAGGTCAAGCAATTTATTATTTCTTATCAGGTTATACATGTACATCTACAGGAATTGAAGCAGGTGTTACTGAGCCTAAGCCAGAGTTTTCATGTTGTTATGCTCAACCATTTTTATTACTTAAACCAACTCGTTATGCTAGTATTCTGCGTCAACGTTTGAAGCACAGTGATGCTAAAATATATATGGTTAATGTTGGTTGGATTGATGGTGATTATAAAACTGGTAGACAAGTACCTGTTGAAGAAACAAAGATGATTGTTAACTACTTGTTGACAGAACCAGAAAATGTTAATTTCAAATTTGAACGTCAAAAAAATTTTAATTTTAAAGCTTTGACTTCTATTTATGATAATGATGAGGTTATACATCTGAAAAATTTATGGGAAGATGAATCTGCATACAAAAAACAGTATAAGTCTTTAATTAAAAGTTTTATTAAAAATTACGAACAGTTTGAAGAAGATGATTTTGCTGTTAAATATAAGAAATTTGAACCAAGTATATAG
- the murD gene encoding UDP-N-acetylmuramoyl-L-alanine--D-glutamate ligase, translating into MFSFYFDNRKISKLLMVGYGSTGKSVCDFLANFIDLSVDISQNDDDFINCDLEQYDLITVSPGIPLNKSPYRVLSKFKQKIISDIDLFYQSIRNTKAKMIAVTGSNGKSTIVTMLDFALRDLGYKSILVGNIGTPPLNKIGEKFDYCVVEVSSFQIDLFNSVEFDLGCVVNVSPDHLDRYKNYEEYKQSKLNLAKFSKDFFIYDVHNTSIKYAGEYQIVRGSIYKDTTKLLDITETNLFGEHNLENIIVVLNIFDRFGIDISKAVASIKKFKGLKHRCEIVKNVAGVTYINDSKGTNVGATIAALNSITSSKNIILLLGGVAKGGDFSLMSKSLAKYVKYVYLYGQDKEYIENYIKDLCQYQICNDMKDAFRLASQKAQDSEIVLLSPACASFDEFSGYAERGEVFVKLVADLK; encoded by the coding sequence ATGTTTAGTTTTTATTTTGATAATAGAAAAATTTCTAAACTGCTTATGGTTGGTTATGGTTCTACGGGTAAGTCTGTTTGTGATTTTTTAGCTAATTTTATTGATCTTTCAGTAGATATTTCGCAGAATGACGATGATTTTATAAATTGTGACTTAGAGCAATATGATTTAATAACGGTAAGTCCTGGTATTCCTCTTAATAAGTCGCCGTATCGAGTTTTATCTAAATTTAAGCAAAAAATAATTAGTGATATTGATTTGTTTTATCAATCAATTAGAAACACTAAGGCAAAAATGATAGCTGTTACAGGATCAAATGGAAAAAGCACCATAGTAACGATGCTTGATTTTGCTTTAAGAGATCTGGGTTATAAGAGTATTCTTGTAGGTAATATTGGTACACCACCGTTAAATAAAATTGGCGAGAAATTTGATTATTGTGTTGTTGAAGTATCAAGCTTTCAAATAGACTTATTTAATAGTGTTGAGTTTGATTTAGGATGTGTAGTTAATGTATCACCCGATCATTTAGATAGATATAAAAATTATGAAGAATATAAGCAATCGAAGCTAAATTTAGCAAAATTTAGTAAAGATTTTTTTATTTATGATGTCCATAATACCAGCATTAAATATGCTGGGGAATATCAGATAGTAAGAGGTTCAATCTATAAAGATACAACTAAACTATTAGATATTACTGAAACAAATCTTTTTGGCGAACACAATCTGGAAAACATTATTGTTGTTTTGAATATCTTTGATAGATTCGGTATTGATATCTCTAAAGCTGTAGCTTCAATTAAAAAATTTAAAGGCTTGAAACATCGTTGTGAAATTGTAAAAAACGTAGCTGGTGTTACTTATATAAATGATTCAAAAGGTACGAATGTTGGAGCTACTATAGCTGCACTAAATAGTATAACTAGTTCAAAGAATATTATATTATTACTCGGTGGAGTTGCTAAAGGTGGCGATTTTAGTTTAATGAGTAAATCATTGGCTAAGTATGTTAAGTACGTTTATTTATATGGTCAAGATAAAGAATATATAGAGAATTATATCAAAGATCTGTGCCAGTATCAGATTTGTAATGATATGAAAGACGCATTTAGATTAGCTAGTCAAAAGGCTCAAGATAGTGAGATTGTATTATTATCACCAGCATGTGCAAGCTTTGATGAGTTTAGTGGTTATGCTGAGCGAGGTGAGGTATTTGTGAAACTTGTTGCTGATTTAAAATAA
- a CDS encoding glycosyltransferase family 2 protein, giving the protein MTNVRNIKDPNIYAVIPVYNEEVLIESFLRDLANKLLQITPNYTIIVISDGSSDNSVEIIQSLVGQLNIKFISFSRNFGQGAAITVGLEASEDADAAIIMDCDFQHPIEVIDEFYEKWCEGFSNIYGVRNRTDQSATRSFLSEIFFKVSNELMEVKIPANAGYFRLLDKQCIKAFNSLPENGRFIRGLFAWIGFKGYPVPFDVADRQDGTASRWGYRKLFKLAFTGIFSFPSVPLRLISIFGLLVSLVAMSYGLYIFIESLFFGGNVSGWPTIVVSIMFFSGVQLISLGVLGEYISRIFEEAKKRPRYIIDEDESRNL; this is encoded by the coding sequence ATAACTAATGTTAGAAATATTAAAGATCCAAATATTTATGCAGTTATACCTGTCTATAATGAAGAAGTTTTAATTGAGTCTTTTCTTAGAGATTTGGCTAATAAACTTTTGCAGATTACTCCTAATTATACGATAATCGTTATAAGTGATGGAAGCTCAGATAACTCTGTTGAAATCATTCAATCTTTGGTTGGACAATTAAATATTAAATTTATTAGTTTTTCAAGAAACTTTGGACAAGGGGCAGCTATTACAGTAGGGCTAGAGGCATCTGAAGATGCAGACGCTGCAATTATTATGGATTGTGATTTTCAGCATCCTATAGAAGTAATTGATGAATTCTATGAGAAATGGTGTGAGGGATTTTCTAATATCTATGGAGTTAGAAATCGTACAGACCAAAGTGCTACTAGAAGCTTTTTATCGGAGATCTTCTTTAAGGTTAGTAATGAGCTAATGGAAGTTAAAATACCTGCGAATGCTGGATACTTTAGGCTATTGGACAAGCAGTGTATAAAAGCATTTAATTCTTTACCAGAAAACGGTAGGTTCATTAGAGGGCTATTTGCATGGATAGGTTTTAAAGGATACCCTGTTCCTTTTGATGTCGCGGATAGACAAGATGGTACAGCTAGCCGTTGGGGTTATCGTAAGCTTTTTAAACTAGCATTTACTGGAATATTTTCATTTCCATCAGTACCATTGAGACTTATATCTATATTTGGTCTATTGGTTTCGCTAGTCGCTATGTCATACGGTCTTTATATTTTTATTGAAAGTTTATTCTTCGGTGGCAATGTAAGTGGTTGGCCAACTATTGTTGTTAGTATAATGTTTTTTAGTGGAGTGCAACTTATATCCTTAGGAGTTTTAGGGGAGTATATTAGTCGGATATTTGAAGAAGCAAAAAAGAGACCACGTTATATTATTGATGAAGATGAAAGTAGGAACCTTTAA
- a CDS encoding MFS transporter produces MNLHSKNILIPILITTIIIDIMGAGLVFPIMPSLFFGQSCVTFGYPGGNFQNWYYSIALACWPLGLLIGCPIIGELSDKYGRKIILVVALSTTCVAYLLSAYAIYSHDYLLFVASRFICGLAGGAFEIAQAAVIDISTEEDKSRNLGYITMAASLGFVVGPIVTSFVSVMEVSHTIPFVFAAISALVNIALIVIIMKKDLPKNPGLVIQLGTIYRTISFLLSDKRVRLIGVVYLLVQCAWGFYAQGVALFLNLTYSYNISMTGAFYSVMGLATALASIFIQPKIFAKVSNQVAFVRAAVICGIGFILVSIIFNEAAQWVLTIVLSASQLICYTALLSMISGSVSDKEQGRAIGAAGAGFGLAWFLNDIMMGHLSSISPSSPITFAGFMYFIAAIIFVFSIKILRERVQ; encoded by the coding sequence ATGAACTTACACTCTAAAAATATTTTGATTCCTATACTTATCACAACAATTATTATAGATATTATGGGTGCAGGGCTTGTTTTTCCAATAATGCCATCATTATTCTTTGGTCAATCTTGTGTTACTTTTGGTTATCCTGGAGGTAATTTTCAAAATTGGTATTATTCCATAGCTTTGGCTTGTTGGCCATTAGGGTTATTGATAGGCTGCCCAATAATAGGGGAGTTATCTGATAAGTATGGGCGTAAAATAATATTGGTTGTGGCTTTATCAACTACTTGTGTTGCTTATCTTTTATCAGCATATGCAATATATTCCCATGATTATTTATTATTTGTAGCAAGTAGGTTTATTTGCGGTTTAGCTGGTGGAGCTTTTGAGATTGCTCAAGCTGCTGTTATTGATATATCTACCGAAGAAGATAAGTCACGAAATCTAGGTTATATAACTATGGCCGCGTCTTTAGGTTTTGTAGTTGGACCAATAGTCACTAGTTTTGTATCTGTGATGGAAGTGAGCCATACTATACCATTTGTATTTGCAGCTATTTCAGCGTTAGTAAATATTGCATTGATAGTTATCATTATGAAAAAAGATTTACCCAAAAATCCAGGTTTAGTTATCCAGTTAGGTACGATTTATAGGACTATATCTTTTTTATTGTCAGATAAGCGTGTCAGGTTAATTGGAGTAGTTTATCTTCTTGTACAGTGTGCGTGGGGATTTTATGCTCAAGGGGTGGCGTTATTTTTAAATTTAACATATAGTTATAATATCTCTATGACAGGCGCTTTTTACTCTGTTATGGGCTTGGCCACAGCATTGGCAAGCATTTTTATACAACCGAAGATTTTTGCAAAAGTATCAAATCAAGTAGCTTTTGTGAGAGCTGCAGTTATTTGTGGTATTGGATTTATTTTAGTATCAATTATATTTAATGAAGCGGCACAGTGGGTTTTAACAATAGTTTTATCTGCATCCCAGCTTATATGTTATACAGCTCTTCTTTCAATGATCTCAGGGTCGGTGTCTGATAAAGAGCAAGGTAGAGCAATAGGAGCAGCTGGTGCTGGTTTTGGTTTAGCATGGTTTTTAAATGATATTATGATGGGACACTTATCATCAATATCGCCAAGTTCGCCTATTACATTTGCTGGCTTTATGTATTTTATTGCAGCTATTATCTTTGTCTTTTCTATCAAAATCTTGCGTGAAAGGGTACAATAA
- the ftsW gene encoding putative lipid II flippase FtsW: MLYRLKLLLSGQNTKKERVRAKLEIDISIVFVMLGLLTFGWVMVTSASMIVALDDYNNPYFYSIRQGFFAVIAVFLFLLALLVPTKNYEKNYNVFFFVMLIVLVAVLVPGVGKSVNGARRWIPLIIINIQVAELVKLLAIIFFSGYIAENLPKMANFKEGILTPITLLGSVAVLLLMQPDFGSTVVISICVMGMLFVSGNKVRWYGLLIGAMVIMATMLVIISPYRMHRITGFLHPWENANGSGYQLVQALIGFGRGSWFGDGLGNGVQKQFFLPEAHTDFITSVIAEEIGVVGLMVLLIVYLFIVFRAMNIAKAALEQKRYYQAFLSYGISFWIGFQVFVNIGVNTGLLPTKGLTLPLISYGGSSLLIMCFTLGILVKIDFENKLLADTINPKYIYKKVKK; this comes from the coding sequence GTGCTATATAGATTAAAGCTTTTATTAAGTGGTCAAAATACAAAAAAAGAACGTGTAAGAGCGAAGTTGGAAATAGATATCTCAATAGTTTTTGTAATGCTAGGGCTACTTACTTTTGGCTGGGTCATGGTTACATCTGCATCGATGATTGTTGCATTAGATGATTATAATAATCCATATTTTTATTCTATTAGACAGGGCTTTTTTGCAGTTATTGCTGTGTTTCTTTTTTTATTGGCGTTGTTAGTGCCGACTAAAAATTATGAGAAAAACTATAATGTTTTTTTCTTTGTAATGCTCATAGTGCTTGTAGCAGTGTTAGTTCCAGGTGTCGGAAAAAGTGTAAATGGAGCTAGACGTTGGATACCTTTAATTATCATCAATATTCAGGTTGCAGAATTAGTTAAACTTTTAGCAATTATCTTTTTTTCTGGATATATTGCTGAAAATCTACCCAAAATGGCTAATTTTAAAGAGGGTATTCTTACGCCTATTACATTATTAGGGAGTGTTGCAGTTTTATTGCTGATGCAACCTGATTTTGGTTCAACAGTTGTGATCTCTATATGTGTAATGGGGATGTTATTTGTATCTGGTAATAAGGTGCGGTGGTATGGCCTACTTATTGGTGCTATGGTCATTATGGCGACTATGCTTGTGATTATTTCACCATATCGTATGCACAGGATTACGGGATTCCTTCATCCATGGGAAAATGCCAATGGTTCTGGCTATCAGCTTGTACAAGCGCTTATAGGTTTTGGTCGAGGAAGCTGGTTTGGTGATGGTTTAGGTAATGGTGTTCAGAAGCAGTTCTTTTTGCCTGAGGCTCATACTGATTTTATCACTTCTGTAATTGCCGAAGAGATAGGTGTTGTTGGTTTGATGGTATTGCTGATTGTATATTTGTTTATAGTATTTAGAGCTATGAATATTGCAAAAGCAGCTTTGGAACAAAAAAGATATTATCAAGCATTTCTATCTTATGGGATAAGTTTTTGGATTGGCTTTCAGGTTTTTGTTAATATTGGCGTAAATACTGGTTTGTTGCCAACAAAAGGTCTTACTTTACCACTTATAAGCTATGGAGGTAGTAGTTTGCTTATTATGTGTTTTACTCTTGGTATTCTAGTGAAGATTGACTTTGAAAATAAACTTTTGGCAGATACCATTAATCCTAAATATATCTATAAAAAAGTAAAAAAGTAA